AAGATGTGTGGATTATGCTCAAAAGATATTTCCGGAAAATAACATTGAAATATTCCGAATGAACTTAGAAGATATGCAATTTGAAGACAGCTATTTTGATACTGTCTGCATTTCCGATGCCTTACACCATATTCAAAACAGGGACAATGTCTTAAGCGAAATGCTTAGAATTTTGAAACCAAAGGGTTTGATGTTGATAACGGAAATGTATTGCGACGGAGATCAAACCCCTGCTCAGGAAACACATATTTTAATGCATCATTGGGTTGCGTCCGTTGATCGGCTGTTAGGCACTTTTCATCAAAAAACATTCACTCGGAAAGAATTGCAAGAGATAATAAAACAACTGCCCCTGAAAAATGTTCACATAGCAGATTTCTATGTGCCCGTAGATGATCCGGGCAAAAATTCTGCTGCCCTGCTGAAAAATTGTCAGGATATAATGAAACGCCTGAAAACAATTGAGAATGCAGAATCTTTGATTGCAGAAGGGGAAAATATTATGAATCGGATAGCAGAAACCGGTTTTGCCAATGCTTGTCGTTTGGCTGTTACCGGATATAAAAAAGAAAAATAAATGCATAACATAACTACAGAAAAAGGAGATAACTAATGCTATTTGAAGAAGACCTGTTTAGCTTGAATCAACTTCAACTATCCCGCTTGGCAAAAAAAATCGGTTTGCCCAGCTATACACAATATAAAGGAACTGAACTAATATTTAAAATGCTTGAATTTCAGGCAGCGCAAGAAGGGCTTG
Above is a genomic segment from Candidatus Cloacimonas sp. containing:
- a CDS encoding class I SAM-dependent methyltransferase; amino-acid sequence: MNEIIKILSKVDGGIVLDAATGKGDFITTLKQHLKSYTQIIGVDSSQRCVDYAQKIFPENNIEIFRMNLEDMQFEDSYFDTVCISDALHHIQNRDNVLSEMLRILKPKGLMLITEMYCDGDQTPAQETHILMHHWVASVDRLLGTFHQKTFTRKELQEIIKQLPLKNVHIADFYVPVDDPGKNSAALLKNCQDIMKRLKTIENAESLIAEGENIMNRIAETGFANACRLAVTGYKKEK